The following are from one region of the Littorina saxatilis isolate snail1 linkage group LG2, US_GU_Lsax_2.0, whole genome shotgun sequence genome:
- the LOC138958666 gene encoding cilia- and flagella-associated protein 299-like, with protein sequence MDEEAPSGSGDNIVTEFNSYEDFLDSQITSFDLYYLEDQELARQLVELGYRGSGEVLKREEFEARKAAAEASRLSKRSQQKTLTSSGKELKDPLLRALATREEANRSGKMTTIIFIRDKNARGQEISGYIDYAYRLKAEDFEPYFAGRKRLLPRPSDLSFYNWETQTSTSNPTPNYQVIAENASGLLFKNKRDRKIINVDPKASSPGDNSSRTIIQTPRYIQIVIYDHITRRKT encoded by the exons ATGGACGAAGAGGCACCAAGCGGTAGTGGTGACAATATTGTCACTGAATTCAATTCTTATGAAGACTTTCTGGATTCACAGATTACTTCATTTGATCTCTACTACTTGGAG GACCAGGAGCTTGCAAGGCAGTTGGTGGAGCTGGGTTACCGTGGTAGTGGCGAGGTCCTGAAGAGAGAAGAGTTTGAGGCAAGAAAAGCTGCAGCCGAAGCCAGCCGGTTGTCCAAACGGAGCCAACAGAA AACCCTTACCAGCTCTGGAAAAGAGTTGAAGGACCCGTTGCTGCGAGCCCTTGCCACACGAGAAGAGGCCAACAGGAGCGGCAAGATGACG ACAATCATCTTCATCAGAGACAAAAATGCCAGAGGACAGGAAATCTCAGGTTACATTGACTACGCCTACCGACTAAAAGCTGAAGATTTTGAGCCGTACTTTGCAGGACGGAAACGTCTTCTTCCCCGACCATCTGACCTCAG tttCTACAACTGGGAAACTCAGACATCCACATCCAACCCCACTCCAAACTACCAGGTGATAGCTGAAAATGCATCTGGGCTTCTCTTCAAGAACAAACGTGACCGTAAGATCATCAACGTGGATCCAAAG GCTTCCTCACCAGGTGACAACTCTTCACGAACAATCATCCAAACACCAAGGTATATCCAGATCGTCATTTATGATCACATCACAAGGAGGAAAACATGA